Part of the Actinomyces howellii genome, GGCTGCCCCCGTGCGCGAGGACACCGCCCTGTTGCCGTGCTTGGCCACCGACACGCCCATCGAGGCGGCCACGATGCCGGCGGCGGTCGAGATGTTGATGGTGCCGGCGCCGTCACCCCCCGTGCCCACGACGTCGACCAGCGGGAAGGTGACCTCGGGGAAGGGCCTGGCGGCGGCCCGGAAGGCGCCGGCCGCGCCGGCCAGCTCCTCGGGGGTCTCGCCGCGGGCGTGCAGGGCGGCCAGGAGGGCTGCCGTCTCGGCCTCGGAGAGGTCGCCCGCCCCGAGGGCGGCGAAGACGACCCCGGTCTCCTCCTGGGTCAGGCGCCTGCCCTGGATGACCGAGCGCAGGAGGCGGTGGGCCTCCTGGGCGTCGGCCACGGCGGGCCCGGTCTGCCCGGGCCGGTCAGGCTGCCCGGCGTGCCCGGTGTCGCTCGTGGTGCCCTTGGGCGTGTCGGTGGTCATCGTGCTCCTCCGGGGCTCGTGGTCGGCAAGGTGGTGGGGCCGCTCGGGGCGCTGGGCGCGCTCGCGGCCCGGGTGAGGTCGGCGGTCAGGGACCTGAGGACTCCCGGGCCCTGGGGCGTGAGCACCGACTCGGGGTGGAACTGGAGGCCCACGACCGGGGCGCTGCGGTGGCGGGCGGCCATGACGACGCCGTCGGCGGTGCTCGCCAGCGAGGTGAGGGCCTCGGGCAGCTCACGGGTGCCCAGGGAGTGGTAGCGGGCGACGTCGAGGGGGCCGCCGGCCAGGACCTCGAAGGCGGGGTCGGCCCGTCCGGCGGGGGAGACCTCGACGCGCACCGAGCGCCCGTGGACCGGGCCGACCCGGTCGACCCTCCCGCCGCATGCCTCGACCAGGGCCTGGAAGCCCAGGCAGATCCCCAGGGTCGGGATCGAGCGCTCGACGGCGGTGGTCACGAGCTCCATGAGGCAGCCGGCGGCGCGAGGGTGCCCGGGCCCGGGGGACAGGCACAGCGCCGGGCGGAGCCCGTCGGCGGCCTCGGCGGCGGTGGGCTCCAGGGCGGCCAGCACGGTGGCGCAGGCCACCGTGTTGCGGTAGACCTCGATGCCCGCGCCCAGGGAGGCGAACTGGTCGACGAGGTTGTAGACGAAGGAGTCGCGGTTGTCGAGCAGGACGACGCGCATCTCAGGCCTCCTGTCGGACGGTGGTGTCGGGGTCGATGACGAGATCGGCGCCCTGGGCGGCCGCCACGGCCTCGAGGACCGCGCAGGCCTTGTGGACGGTCTCGGCCGCCTCCGCGGCGGGGACCGAGTCCGACACGACACCCGCCCCGGCCTGGACGAGGGCGGTGCCGTCGCGCACGAAGGCCGCGCGGATGACGATGCACGTGTCGAGCTCGCCGTCGCCGCGCACGTAGCCCACCGATCCTCCGTAGGAGCCGCGACGCACGCCCTCGGCCTGGCGGATGAGCTCGGCGGCGCGCAGCTTGGGGGCGCCGGTGAGCGTGCCCATCGTCATCGAGGCGCGGAAGGCGTCGAGGGCGTCGAGGTCGGGGGCCAGGCGCCCGGAGACCTCCGAGACCAGGTGCATGACCCGGCTGTAGCGGTCCACGCGCAGCAGGTCGCCCACCCGACGTGTGCCCGGCACGCTCACGCGGGCGACGTCGTTGCGGGCCAGGTCGACGAGCATGACGTGCTCGGCGACCTCCTTGTCGTCGGTGCGCAGCTCGAGCTCGAGGCGGGTGTCGCGCTCGTGGTCGACCGAGCCGTCAGGACCCAGGCCACGCGGCCGGGTGCCGGCGATGGGGCGGATGGCGACCTCGCCGGTCCTGGCCGAGTACAGCAGCGCCGACTCGGGGGAGGCCCCGAACAGCTCGAAGTCCGGGGCTGCCAGGTAGAACATGTACGGGCTGGGGTTGGACACCCGCAGCCGGTGGTAGGCGGCCAGGGCGTCGGGGCAGGGCAGCGTGAAGCCGCGGGAGGGGACGACCTGGTAGACGTCCCCTGCCGCGATGTGCTCCTTCATCCGCTCGACGACCGCCTCGAAGCCGGCGTCCGAGACGGTGGGCAGGGCGCGCAGGGTTGCCGCGCCGGTGGCCTCCTGCCGCGCGGGGCCCGTCGGCTCGCGGTGCGTCCCCCCACCGACCCGCGCGGCGTCGGTGGCGCTGGTTGCGTCGATGGCCGCGGCCAGCTCGTCCATGCGCCCCTCCAGCCCCTCGGGGTCCACCGAGGCGCCCACGAGCGTGGCCGTGGCGGTGGGGTGGTCGAGGACGAGGATGACGCGCGCGTCGTAGAAGAGGTAGTCAGGACAGGTGTTGGCCCCCTGGCCGACCTCGGGCAGGGACTCGAAGGTGGCCAGGTAGTCGAAGGCGAGGACACCGGCCTCCAGCGGCAGGTGGGGGTGGTCGACCTCGGCCGCGGCCAGGACCCGCACGGGCTCGATCGTGGACAGGGCCCGCAGTCGCTCGCGCTCCTCCAGGCCGTCCGCAGGGGGAGCGGGGATCCTCAGGTGCAGGCGGTCGGAGGAGCGCTCGACGACCTGGTCACGCAGTGCGGCCCCGACCCGCTCGAGGGCGGCCCTGCCGTCGTCGAGGGCTCCTGGCAGGGCCTCGAGCGTCACCTCCTCCCCCTGGGAGGTCAGGCGGGTGGAGGCCTCGAGCACGGCGATCGTCGTGCGTGAGGCCTTCGTCGTGATGTCCGCGCTCTCGAGCAGGACGCAGTCGACGGGGCGATCGGTCTGGGTACCCGCCCCAGGTGCTGCGGTGCACAGGAGGCCCTGGGCGGTCAGGGACCGCAGGAGGGCGCCGCCGTCGGCGTGGTAGGCCACAGCGCGGGTGAGCACTGCGGGAGGCGTGGGTGCCATGGGGCCTCTTTCCTGAGATCGGTGGTCAGGCGGGCCGTTCACGCATGGTGCCGGGGTGGCCCGCGGTGAGCGAGCCGGTGCGACCTAGCGCGACGATGAGGTGGCTCGCCCTGAGGGGAGCCAC contains:
- a CDS encoding anthranilate synthase component II; this encodes MRVVLLDNRDSFVYNLVDQFASLGAGIEVYRNTVACATVLAALEPTAAEAADGLRPALCLSPGPGHPRAAGCLMELVTTAVERSIPTLGICLGFQALVEACGGRVDRVGPVHGRSVRVEVSPAGRADPAFEVLAGGPLDVARYHSLGTRELPEALTSLASTADGVVMAARHRSAPVVGLQFHPESVLTPQGPGVLRSLTADLTRAASAPSAPSGPTTLPTTSPGGAR
- a CDS encoding anthranilate synthase component 1, whose product is MAPTPPAVLTRAVAYHADGGALLRSLTAQGLLCTAAPGAGTQTDRPVDCVLLESADITTKASRTTIAVLEASTRLTSQGEEVTLEALPGALDDGRAALERVGAALRDQVVERSSDRLHLRIPAPPADGLEERERLRALSTIEPVRVLAAAEVDHPHLPLEAGVLAFDYLATFESLPEVGQGANTCPDYLFYDARVILVLDHPTATATLVGASVDPEGLEGRMDELAAAIDATSATDAARVGGGTHREPTGPARQEATGAATLRALPTVSDAGFEAVVERMKEHIAAGDVYQVVPSRGFTLPCPDALAAYHRLRVSNPSPYMFYLAAPDFELFGASPESALLYSARTGEVAIRPIAGTRPRGLGPDGSVDHERDTRLELELRTDDKEVAEHVMLVDLARNDVARVSVPGTRRVGDLLRVDRYSRVMHLVSEVSGRLAPDLDALDAFRASMTMGTLTGAPKLRAAELIRQAEGVRRGSYGGSVGYVRGDGELDTCIVIRAAFVRDGTALVQAGAGVVSDSVPAAEAAETVHKACAVLEAVAAAQGADLVIDPDTTVRQEA